One Salmo salar chromosome ssa01, Ssal_v3.1, whole genome shotgun sequence DNA window includes the following coding sequences:
- the l2hgdh gene encoding L-2-hydroxyglutarate dehydrogenase, mitochondrial isoform X1, which yields MIRTLNSASFAVLFATVPKSTICRTARIHSTCDVAVVGGGIVGLASARELILRHPTLSFILLEKEKDLAVHQSGHNSGVIHSGIYYTPGSLKARLCGKGATMAYEYLDKKGLPYKRCGKLIVAVEREEIPRLKALYERGQKNNVRDLTMIDAKGIREREPYCRGLMALDSPYTGIVDWRLVSLAYAKDFQEAGGTVVTEYEASDMAMVKESPAGNTDGIKYPIAIRDSKGKEVRCRYVLTCGGLYSDRLSQISGCSPDPRIVPFRGDYLVLKPEKHYLVRGNIYPVPDPKFPFLGVHFTPRMDGSVWLGPNAVLAFKREGYKLYDFDARDFVDALSFRGLQKLVMNNLVYGVGEMYRGVFIGAQVNILKKFIPELSLNDVLRGPAGVRAQALDRDGNLVDDFVFDVGVGDVGSRVLHVRNAPSPAATSSLAIAEMVADEVERRFSL from the exons TACGTGTGATGTGGCTGTGGTGGGTGGAGGCATCGTGGGCCTGGCCTCAGCCAGAGAGCTCATCCTCAGACACCCCACGCTTAGCTTCATTCtgctggagaaggagaaggaccTGG CCGTCCACCAAAGCGGCCACAACAGTGGTGTGATCCACAGTGGGATTTACTATACCCCTGGTTCTCTGAAGGCCCGTCTCTGTGGCAAAGGGGCCACTATGGCCTACGAATACCTGGACAAGAAAGGACTCCCCTATAAGAGGTGTGGAAAG CTGATCGTCGCTGTGGAGCGAGAGGAGATTCCCAGGCTCAAAGCGCTGTACGAGCGAGGACAGAAGAACAACGTGCGTGACCTCACCATGATAGACGCCAAGGGGATccgagagagagagccctactgcagg GGTCTGATGGCCCTGGACTCTCCCTACACTGGCATCGTGGACTGGAGGCTGGTGTCACTCGCATACGCCAAAGACTTCCAGGAGGCTGGAGGGACCGTGGTTACTGAATATGAGGCTAGTGACATGGCCATGGTGAAGGAAAGCCCCGCTGGTAACACTGATG GAATAAAATATCCCATCGCTATCAGAGACTCAAAg GGTAAGGAGGTACGGTGTCGGTATGTGCTGACCTGTGGTGGTCTGTACTCTGACCGCCTCTCTCAGATCTCTGGCTGCAGTCCAGACCCTCGCATTGTCCCCTTCAGAGGAGATTACCTAGTCCTGAAGCCTGAGAAACACTATCTGGTCCGGGGAAACATCTACCCT GTTCCTGACCCTAAGTTCCCCTTCCTGGGGGTCCACTTCACCCCGCGGATGGACGGCAGTGTTTGGCTGGGTCCCAACGCCGTCCTGGCCTTTAAACGAGAGGGATACAAGCTGTACGACTTCGATGCCCGGGACTTTGTAGATGCACTCTCTTTCAG aggtCTGCAGAAGCTGGTGATGAATAACCTAGTGTATGGTGTTGGAGAGATGTACAGAGGGGTGTTCATCGGAGCTCAGGTCAACATCTTAAAGAAGTTCATCCCAGAACTCTCTCTAAACGACGTGCTCAG GGGTCCAGCAGGGGTGAGGGCCCAGGCTCTGGACCGCGATGGGAACCTGGTAGATGACTTTGTGTTTGACGTTGGTGTCGGTGATGTGGGCAGCAGGGTCCTCCATGTACGCAACGCTCCGTCGCCCGCCGCCACCTCTTCCCTGGCCATAGCAGAGATGGTGGCAGACGAGGTGGAGAGACGTTTCAGCCTCTAA
- the l2hgdh gene encoding L-2-hydroxyglutarate dehydrogenase, mitochondrial isoform X2, with translation MIRTLNSASFAVLFATVPKSTICRTARIHSTCDVAVVGGGIVGLASARELILRHPTLSFILLEKEKDLAVHQSGHNSGVIHSGIYYTPGSLKARLCGKGATMAYEYLDKKGLPYKRCGKLIVAVEREEIPRLKALYERGQKNNVRDLTMIDAKGIREREPYCRGLMALDSPYTGIVDWRLVSLAYAKDFQEAGGTVVTEYEASDMAMVKESPAGNTDGIKYPIAIRDSKGKEVRCRYVLTCGGLYSDRLSQISGCSPDPRIVPFRGDYLVLKPEKHYLVRGNIYPVPDPKFPFLGVHFTPRMDGSVWLGPNAVLAFKREGYKLYDFDARDFVDALSFRGLQKLVMNNLVYGVGEMYRGVFIGAQVNILKKFIPELSLNDVLRRHQPGPPITGRFNS, from the exons TACGTGTGATGTGGCTGTGGTGGGTGGAGGCATCGTGGGCCTGGCCTCAGCCAGAGAGCTCATCCTCAGACACCCCACGCTTAGCTTCATTCtgctggagaaggagaaggaccTGG CCGTCCACCAAAGCGGCCACAACAGTGGTGTGATCCACAGTGGGATTTACTATACCCCTGGTTCTCTGAAGGCCCGTCTCTGTGGCAAAGGGGCCACTATGGCCTACGAATACCTGGACAAGAAAGGACTCCCCTATAAGAGGTGTGGAAAG CTGATCGTCGCTGTGGAGCGAGAGGAGATTCCCAGGCTCAAAGCGCTGTACGAGCGAGGACAGAAGAACAACGTGCGTGACCTCACCATGATAGACGCCAAGGGGATccgagagagagagccctactgcagg GGTCTGATGGCCCTGGACTCTCCCTACACTGGCATCGTGGACTGGAGGCTGGTGTCACTCGCATACGCCAAAGACTTCCAGGAGGCTGGAGGGACCGTGGTTACTGAATATGAGGCTAGTGACATGGCCATGGTGAAGGAAAGCCCCGCTGGTAACACTGATG GAATAAAATATCCCATCGCTATCAGAGACTCAAAg GGTAAGGAGGTACGGTGTCGGTATGTGCTGACCTGTGGTGGTCTGTACTCTGACCGCCTCTCTCAGATCTCTGGCTGCAGTCCAGACCCTCGCATTGTCCCCTTCAGAGGAGATTACCTAGTCCTGAAGCCTGAGAAACACTATCTGGTCCGGGGAAACATCTACCCT GTTCCTGACCCTAAGTTCCCCTTCCTGGGGGTCCACTTCACCCCGCGGATGGACGGCAGTGTTTGGCTGGGTCCCAACGCCGTCCTGGCCTTTAAACGAGAGGGATACAAGCTGTACGACTTCGATGCCCGGGACTTTGTAGATGCACTCTCTTTCAG aggtCTGCAGAAGCTGGTGATGAATAACCTAGTGTATGGTGTTGGAGAGATGTACAGAGGGGTGTTCATCGGAGCTCAGGTCAACATCTTAAAGAAGTTCATCCCAGAACTCTCTCTAAACGACGTGCTCAG ACGTCATCAGCCAGGTCCACCTATCACTGGACGTTTCAACTCCTAA